From Scomber scombrus chromosome 13, fScoSco1.1, whole genome shotgun sequence, a single genomic window includes:
- the tfcp2l1 gene encoding transcription factor CP2-like protein 1 isoform X3: MHQPLARHWWWEVCLLALRLSKVIQGMLLVMTSAGGYKSWWRGFGLQTSQLKQASKQAQKKHLPPVWSWDNKKTTHWKICCSAIPSLSPTTSTLLVTLEAKLMAENGAKRTPFQYILCAATSPAVKQQEETLTYLNQGQSYEIRMLNRKLVEYTDISSKYVKSIVRVVFHDRRLQYMEHQQLEGWRWNRPGDRILDIDIPLSMGILEPRSHPMHLNTIEFIWDPVKNASVFLQVNCISTEFTPRKHGGEKGVPFRIQVDSFTANEHGEYMEHVHSSSCQVKVFKPKGADRKLKTDREKIDKKSLQDKEKYQQSHETTLLKECSPWPDALNLTSHSSSSSTPSPVYHSSPTSCTFADGNCSPNQQGELLMPGCSDQLLPSTSPQDTQQWLQRHRFSPFSRLFTSFSGADILRMSREDLIQICGPADGIRLFNTMKGR; this comes from the exons ATGCATCAACCCCTTGCTAGACATTGGTGGTGGGAGGTGTGCCTGCTCGCTCTCCGCCTCTCAAAGGTCATCCAAGGTATGCTATTGGTGATGACATCAGCAGGAGGGTATAAGAGCTGGTGGCGAGGTTTTGGGCTGCAAACCTCTCAACTgaagcaagcaagcaagcagGCGCAAAAAAAGCATCTTCCCCCCGTGTGGTCCTGGGACAATAAGAAGACAACGCACTGGAAAATATGCTGTTCTGCCATTCCCAGCCTGAGTCCTACCACCAGCACTCTGCTAGTTACATTAG AAGCAAAACTTATGGCAGAAAATGGTGCCAAGAGGACTCCATTCCAGTACATTCTGTGCGCAGCCACCTCGCCGGCTGTGAAACAGCAGGAGGAGACTCTCACTTATCTCAACCAAG gtCAGTCCTACGAAATCCGTATGCTTAACAGAAAACTAGTGGAGTATACAGATATAAGCAGCAAATATGTAAAG AGCATTGTGCGCGTGGTGTTTCATGACCGTCGGCTGCAGTATATGGAGCACCAGCAGCTGGAGGGATGGAGGTGGAACAGGCCGGGAGACCGAATCCTGGATATAG ATATCCCACTGTCAATGGGGATACTGGAGCCTCGTTCACACCCTATGCATCTCAACACCATTGAGTTCATCTGGGATCCTGTCAAGAATGCCTCTGTTTTCCTACAG GTGAACTGCATCAGCACTGAGTTCACCCCCAGGAAGCATGGTGGGGAGAAAGGGGTGCCTTTTCGTATCCAGGTAGACTCTTTCACCGCCAATGAACATGGGGAATACATGGAGCATGTCCATTCCTCCAGCTGCCAGGTCAAAGTCTTCAAG CCAAAGGGGGCTGATCGCAAACTGAAGACAGACAGGGAAAAGATCGATAAAAAGTCCCttcaagacaaagaaaagtatCAGCAGTCCCATGAGACCACGCTGCTAAAAGAG TGCTCTCCCTGGCCTGATGCCCTAAATCTCAccagccacagcagcagcagcagcactccaTCTCCAGTTTACCACAGCTCGCCAACCTCCTGTACTTTTGCAGATGG cAACTGTTCTCCAAACCAGCAAGGGGAGCTGCTCATGCCCGGCTGCTCTGAT CAACTTCTGCCATCAACCTCGCCGCAGGACACTCAGCAGTGGCTGCAGCGTCACAGGTTCTCGCCTTTCTCAAGGCTCTTCACCAGCTTCTCAG GTGCTGATATATTGAGGATGAGCAGGGAGGATCTAATCCAGATCTGCGGCCCGGCTGACGGCATTCGCCTGTTTAACACAATGAAAGGAAGGTGA
- the tfcp2l1 gene encoding transcription factor CP2-like protein 1 isoform X2 produces MLFCHSQPESYHQHSASYIREALAPFLKNEEAKLMAENGAKRTPFQYILCAATSPAVKQQEETLTYLNQGQSYEIRMLNRKLVEYTDISSKYVKSIVRVVFHDRRLQYMEHQQLEGWRWNRPGDRILDIDIPLSMGILEPRSHPMHLNTIEFIWDPVKNASVFLQVNCISTEFTPRKHGGEKGVPFRIQVDSFTANEHGEYMEHVHSSSCQVKVFKPKGADRKLKTDREKIDKKSLQDKEKYQQSHETTLLKECSPWPDALNLTSHSSSSSTPSPVYHSSPTSCTFADGNCSPNQQGELLMPGCSDQLLPSTSPQDTQQWLQRHRFSPFSRLFTSFSGADILRMSREDLIQICGPADGIRLFNTMKGRYIQPRLTIYVCQQQARNQPLIKPGGVDIYHALYLEELTLLDLSEKIAALYSITPQQITHIYRQKPSGIHVLVSDEMVQNFREETNFTISTIRGENADGFHIVLK; encoded by the exons ATGCTGTTCTGCCATTCCCAGCCTGAGTCCTACCACCAGCACTCTGCTAGTTACATTAG AGAGGCCTTGGCGCCTTTCTTGAAAAACGAAGAAGCAAAACTTATGGCAGAAAATGGTGCCAAGAGGACTCCATTCCAGTACATTCTGTGCGCAGCCACCTCGCCGGCTGTGAAACAGCAGGAGGAGACTCTCACTTATCTCAACCAAG gtCAGTCCTACGAAATCCGTATGCTTAACAGAAAACTAGTGGAGTATACAGATATAAGCAGCAAATATGTAAAG AGCATTGTGCGCGTGGTGTTTCATGACCGTCGGCTGCAGTATATGGAGCACCAGCAGCTGGAGGGATGGAGGTGGAACAGGCCGGGAGACCGAATCCTGGATATAG ATATCCCACTGTCAATGGGGATACTGGAGCCTCGTTCACACCCTATGCATCTCAACACCATTGAGTTCATCTGGGATCCTGTCAAGAATGCCTCTGTTTTCCTACAG GTGAACTGCATCAGCACTGAGTTCACCCCCAGGAAGCATGGTGGGGAGAAAGGGGTGCCTTTTCGTATCCAGGTAGACTCTTTCACCGCCAATGAACATGGGGAATACATGGAGCATGTCCATTCCTCCAGCTGCCAGGTCAAAGTCTTCAAG CCAAAGGGGGCTGATCGCAAACTGAAGACAGACAGGGAAAAGATCGATAAAAAGTCCCttcaagacaaagaaaagtatCAGCAGTCCCATGAGACCACGCTGCTAAAAGAG TGCTCTCCCTGGCCTGATGCCCTAAATCTCAccagccacagcagcagcagcagcactccaTCTCCAGTTTACCACAGCTCGCCAACCTCCTGTACTTTTGCAGATGG cAACTGTTCTCCAAACCAGCAAGGGGAGCTGCTCATGCCCGGCTGCTCTGAT CAACTTCTGCCATCAACCTCGCCGCAGGACACTCAGCAGTGGCTGCAGCGTCACAGGTTCTCGCCTTTCTCAAGGCTCTTCACCAGCTTCTCAG GTGCTGATATATTGAGGATGAGCAGGGAGGATCTAATCCAGATCTGCGGCCCGGCTGACGGCATTCGCCTGTTTAACACAATGAAAGGAAG GTATATACAGCCTCGTCTTACCATCTATGTGTGTCAGCAGCAGGCCAGAAACCAACCTCTCATCAAACCAGGAGGTGTCGACA TCTACCACGCTCTGTATCTGGAGGAGCTGACACTGCTGGATCTTTCTGAAAAGATCGCCGCTTTGTACAGCATCACTCCTCAGCAGATAACACACATCTACAGACAGAAACCCAGCGGGATCCACGTCTTAGTCTCTGATGAG ATGGTGCAGAACTTCAGGGAGGAGACAAACTTCACCATCAGCACTATAAGGG GTGAAAACGCAGATGGCTTCCACATCGTGTTGAAATGA
- the tfcp2l1 gene encoding transcription factor CP2-like protein 1 isoform X1, whose translation MLFCHSQPESYHQHSASYISSSSSPSVLFHREALAPFLKNEEAKLMAENGAKRTPFQYILCAATSPAVKQQEETLTYLNQGQSYEIRMLNRKLVEYTDISSKYVKSIVRVVFHDRRLQYMEHQQLEGWRWNRPGDRILDIDIPLSMGILEPRSHPMHLNTIEFIWDPVKNASVFLQVNCISTEFTPRKHGGEKGVPFRIQVDSFTANEHGEYMEHVHSSSCQVKVFKPKGADRKLKTDREKIDKKSLQDKEKYQQSHETTLLKECSPWPDALNLTSHSSSSSTPSPVYHSSPTSCTFADGNCSPNQQGELLMPGCSDQLLPSTSPQDTQQWLQRHRFSPFSRLFTSFSGADILRMSREDLIQICGPADGIRLFNTMKGRYIQPRLTIYVCQQQARNQPLIKPGGVDIYHALYLEELTLLDLSEKIAALYSITPQQITHIYRQKPSGIHVLVSDEMVQNFREETNFTISTIRGENADGFHIVLK comes from the exons ATGCTGTTCTGCCATTCCCAGCCTGAGTCCTACCACCAGCACTCTGCTAGTTACATTAG ctcctcttcttctccctctgttCTCTTTCACAGAGAGGCCTTGGCGCCTTTCTTGAAAAACGAAGAAGCAAAACTTATGGCAGAAAATGGTGCCAAGAGGACTCCATTCCAGTACATTCTGTGCGCAGCCACCTCGCCGGCTGTGAAACAGCAGGAGGAGACTCTCACTTATCTCAACCAAG gtCAGTCCTACGAAATCCGTATGCTTAACAGAAAACTAGTGGAGTATACAGATATAAGCAGCAAATATGTAAAG AGCATTGTGCGCGTGGTGTTTCATGACCGTCGGCTGCAGTATATGGAGCACCAGCAGCTGGAGGGATGGAGGTGGAACAGGCCGGGAGACCGAATCCTGGATATAG ATATCCCACTGTCAATGGGGATACTGGAGCCTCGTTCACACCCTATGCATCTCAACACCATTGAGTTCATCTGGGATCCTGTCAAGAATGCCTCTGTTTTCCTACAG GTGAACTGCATCAGCACTGAGTTCACCCCCAGGAAGCATGGTGGGGAGAAAGGGGTGCCTTTTCGTATCCAGGTAGACTCTTTCACCGCCAATGAACATGGGGAATACATGGAGCATGTCCATTCCTCCAGCTGCCAGGTCAAAGTCTTCAAG CCAAAGGGGGCTGATCGCAAACTGAAGACAGACAGGGAAAAGATCGATAAAAAGTCCCttcaagacaaagaaaagtatCAGCAGTCCCATGAGACCACGCTGCTAAAAGAG TGCTCTCCCTGGCCTGATGCCCTAAATCTCAccagccacagcagcagcagcagcactccaTCTCCAGTTTACCACAGCTCGCCAACCTCCTGTACTTTTGCAGATGG cAACTGTTCTCCAAACCAGCAAGGGGAGCTGCTCATGCCCGGCTGCTCTGAT CAACTTCTGCCATCAACCTCGCCGCAGGACACTCAGCAGTGGCTGCAGCGTCACAGGTTCTCGCCTTTCTCAAGGCTCTTCACCAGCTTCTCAG GTGCTGATATATTGAGGATGAGCAGGGAGGATCTAATCCAGATCTGCGGCCCGGCTGACGGCATTCGCCTGTTTAACACAATGAAAGGAAG GTATATACAGCCTCGTCTTACCATCTATGTGTGTCAGCAGCAGGCCAGAAACCAACCTCTCATCAAACCAGGAGGTGTCGACA TCTACCACGCTCTGTATCTGGAGGAGCTGACACTGCTGGATCTTTCTGAAAAGATCGCCGCTTTGTACAGCATCACTCCTCAGCAGATAACACACATCTACAGACAGAAACCCAGCGGGATCCACGTCTTAGTCTCTGATGAG ATGGTGCAGAACTTCAGGGAGGAGACAAACTTCACCATCAGCACTATAAGGG GTGAAAACGCAGATGGCTTCCACATCGTGTTGAAATGA
- the LOC133992733 gene encoding sterile alpha motif domain-containing protein 9-like, with protein MADQDGKKSQEEDLSLGIKDQSKHQASEPYPFHKYNHTNRYTEGSILNIPESGALNYIEPCHEYKAFINTTDETKMSKFTDEVIRFAAACMNSRTNGTIHFGIGDKPNFIHGQVLGVVVEDKEAYLNELKFAIDRSFEFKHKQAAQKCIKPPRFVGVLNKNMTSSDKCVIEVDIVPDYVICEENIYHTFNMDTKKAKKKEKGKDADKTETKPSKQFFIRDGGSSRNLLVPTTSDKHMEQYNRFIPSVAKQSQLRKQAEEKPLNVIKNSNQGSRLSQMITGGSLSLDKSHFERYIIVTNKSHSIQLESLGFLVELDPTAVLDFDPESAECGLQSYFEQQSTVSVHLPSEYKIPEGIEDIADMFKLTKKTRWMFCNGGIKDEVPSDIDQWSKDKGASIQEVISFLCRKDVFPNKRFLVIFLILSTVSEQMDPLVETFSTFFHELKGTEQILCICDNENAFTSWKDLIKARCGNDISDRCIYELSLTEVNGTILSLLSKKRRSSRFLTCGGGSKVLLKKKVECSLNSLEILCTNQCEGGNEDNIPIEENFYKGGKVSWWNFYFSEQPGSTPFIKRDKFDFIKKTVIPDLCSLRKPCVLFNLMHVPGCGGTTLAMHILWALRDRFRCAILKNSKADFAEVADQVVKLLTHDHEEHLPRVPVLLMIDDFDDMKKVKFLQQLIEKECKKKVIQCKSAHVILLNCVRAESSEVTESTDTVFIRNDLYELEQKQFVQQLVEIEKTHKNADTFYGFMIMKKNLKPDYIQHVVHNTLKSFNKNQKHAQLLAVLALLNVYGNGTSLSSSVCHNFLGLQPTLVCGTDSVEERFDTFSTLVASRAVKGKVHKAVEIIHPSFAWYCLQEITPKMTIAEIINLLLTTDELYEDTEGKDILMQDVLSILIERHSMMAKSQSHSIDRPSILKRLS; from the exons ATGGCAGATCAAGATGGGAAAAAG agtCAGGAGGAGGACCTGTCTCTTGGCATCAAGGATCAGAGTAAGCACCAAGCTAGCGAGCCCTATCCATTTCATAAGTATAATCATACCAATAGATACACGGAGGGCAGCATTCTTAATATTCCAGAATCAGGTGCCTTAAACTATATCGAACCCTGCCATGAATACAAAGCTTTCATCAATACAacagatgaaacaaaaatgagCAAGTTCACTGATGAAGTTATTCGCTTCGCAGCCGCCTGCATGAATAGCCGCACCAATGGTACCATACATTTTGGTATTGGGGACAAGCCAAATTTCATCCATGGTCAAGTGCTAGGAGTAGTTGTTGAGGACAAAGAGGCTTATCTAAATGAGCTCAAATTTGCCATTGACAGGTCTTTTGAgtttaaacacaaacaggctGCTCAAAAGTGCATCAAACCTCCTCGATTTGTTGGTGTCCTCAATAAGAATATGACATCCTCTGACAAATGTGTGATAGAAGTGGACATAGTTCCTGATTATGTGATCTGTGAAGAAAACATCTATCACACTTTcaacatggacacaaaaaaagccaagaaaaaagaaaaaggtaaagACGcagacaaaactgaaacaaaacccTCAAAGCAATTCTTTATCCGAGATGGTGGTAGCAGCAGGAATCTCCTCGTACCAACCACATCTGACAAACACATGGAGCAGTACAACCGGTTTATTCCCAGTGTGGCAAAACAATCACAACTCCGGAAACAAGCCGAAGAGAAGCCCCTCAATGTGATCAAAAACAGCAATCAGGGCTCTAGATTAAGTCAGATGATAACTGGTGGATCCCTCTCGTTAGACAAGTCACACTTTGAGCGTTATATAATAGTGACTAACAAGTCACACTCAATCCAGTTGGAATCACTGGGATTTCTTGTAGAACTCGACCCAACAGCTGTTTTGGACTTTGATCCAGAATCAGCTGAATGTGGATTGCAGAGTTACTTTGAACAGCAGAGTACAGTGAGTGTCCATTTACCATCAGAGTATAAAATCCCAGAAGGCATTGAGGACATTGCAGACATgtttaaactaactaaaaaaaCCAGATGGATGTTCTGCAACGGTGGTATCAAGGATGAGGTACCCTCAGATATAGACCAGTGGTCGAAGGACAAGGGAGCCTCCATCCAAGAAGTGATTTCATTCTTGTGCCGGAAAGATGTGTTTCCAAACAAGAGATTCCTTgtcattttcttaattttatcTACTGTTAGTGAGCAGATGGATCCTCTTGTTGAGACTTTCAGCACATTCTTTCATGAGCTCAAAGGCACAGAGCAAATCCTTTGTATCTGTGACAATGAAAACGCATTTACATCCTGGAAAGACTTAATTAAGGCTCGTTGTGGAAACGACATCTCTGATAGATGCATATATGAGCTCAGCTTAACTGAAGTCAACGGCACTATCCTCAGCCTTTTGTCAAAAAAACGTAGATCAAGTCGTTTCCTAACCTGTGGTGGAGGAAGCAAAGTGCTTCTTAAAAAGAAAGTGGAGTGTAGCCTGAATAGCTTAGAGATTTTGTGTACGAACCAATGTGAAGGAGGTAATGAGGACAACATTCCCATTGAGGAGAACTTCTACAAAGGAGGAAAAGTGTCTTGGTGGAATTTCTATTTCTCAGAGCAGCCTGGATCAACACCGTTCATTAAACGAGATAAGTTTGACTTCATAAAGAAGACTGTGATACCAGATTTGTGCTCCTTGAGAAAACCCTGTGTGTTGTTCAACCTCATGCATGTTCCTGGATGTGGTGGGACAACTTTGGCCATGCATATTTTATGGGCTCTCCGGGACAGATTCCGTTGTGCCATtcttaaaaacagtaaagcaGACTTTGCTGAAGTTGCTGACCAAGTGGTAAAACTTTTAACGCATGACCATGAAGAGCATTTACCACGGGTCCCAGTTTTGCTGATGATAGATGACTTTGATGatatgaaaaaagtgaaattctTGCAGCAATTAATTGAAAAAGAATGCAAGAAGAAGGTCATTCAGTGCAAGTCTGCCCATGTAATTCTCCTTAATTGTGTGAGGGCAGAGTCCTCTGAAGTGACTGAATCAACGGACACTGTGTTCATTAGAAATGATCTCTACGAATTAGAGCAGAAACAGTTTGTTCAACAACTTGTAGAAAtagagaaaacacacaagaatGCTGACACGTTCTATGGTTTCATGATCATGAAGAAGAACCTTAAGCCAGACTATATTCAGCATGTGGTCCACAATACCCTGAAGAGCTTCAACAAGAATCAGAAACACGCACAACTCCTGGCTGTTTTAGCTTTATTGAATGTATATGGTAATGGCacctctctctccagctctgtGTGTCACAATTTTCTTGGTCTGCAACCTACATTAGTTTGTGGAACTGACAGTGTTGAAGAAAGATTTGATACATTTTCCACTTTAGTTGCCAGCAGAGCAGTTAAGGGAAAGGTACACAAGGCCGTGGAAATTATCCATCCAAGTTTTGCATGGTACTGTCTTCAGGAAATAACTCCCAAAATGACAATAGCTGAAATAATCAACCTACTCTTGACCACAGATGAGCTTTATGAGGATACTGAAGGCAAAGACATACTCATGCAAGACGTTCTTAGCATTTTGATTGAGAGACATTCAATGATGGCCAAATCTCAGTCTCATTCCATCGACCGTCCTTCCATTCTCAAGAGATTGagttaa